From a single Flavobacteriales bacterium genomic region:
- a CDS encoding 4-hydroxybutyrate CoA-transferase — translation MFDIQYTTADEAVKLVQSGDRVFIHTAAATPQLLVKALGDRKAELKNVEIVGAHTEGPLPFFDPKYPDAFDVNAFFVGGNLRPYVNQGKAHYIPLFLQEIPSLFRSGRMKLNVAMVTVSPPNKKGYCSLGVSVDISNAAIDTADIVIAQINPQMPRTIGNGVIHVDRIHAKVWVDEPVYEHNNPAPTEVDEKIGKHIAGLIDDGACLQLGIGSIPNAVLSNLGNHKNLGIHTEMFSDGIIPLVEKGVINGSEKVTDPGKIISGFVLGTKKIYDFIDDNPIVNLYDSAYTNDTRIIRMNPKATAINSAIEVDIFGQVCADSIGYRQYSGVGGQMDFIRGASLSEGGKPIIALPSITNKGISRIVGTLKPGASVVTTRAHVHYIVTEYGVAELYGKNLKKRAKALIEIAHPSVREQLDKEVFEALKCKVF, via the coding sequence ATGTTTGATATTCAATATACCACAGCCGATGAAGCGGTAAAACTCGTCCAATCAGGAGATCGGGTGTTTATTCATACAGCTGCCGCTACGCCCCAACTTTTGGTGAAAGCCCTTGGAGATCGAAAGGCTGAGCTTAAAAATGTAGAAATTGTGGGAGCACATACAGAAGGTCCTCTACCATTTTTTGATCCCAAATACCCTGATGCTTTTGATGTAAATGCTTTTTTCGTGGGCGGAAATTTACGACCTTATGTAAACCAAGGAAAAGCACATTATATTCCTTTATTTTTACAAGAAATCCCAAGTCTTTTTAGATCTGGAAGAATGAAACTAAATGTTGCTATGGTTACGGTTTCTCCTCCTAATAAAAAAGGTTATTGTTCTTTGGGTGTATCTGTAGATATCTCCAATGCAGCCATTGATACTGCCGATATTGTCATTGCTCAAATAAACCCGCAAATGCCTAGAACAATAGGGAATGGAGTGATTCATGTGGATCGTATTCATGCTAAAGTGTGGGTAGATGAACCTGTTTATGAACACAACAATCCTGCACCTACTGAGGTAGATGAGAAAATTGGGAAACATATTGCAGGACTTATAGATGACGGAGCTTGTTTACAACTTGGAATTGGTTCGATTCCAAATGCCGTATTATCCAACCTTGGAAATCATAAGAACTTAGGGATTCACACAGAGATGTTTTCTGATGGAATTATCCCCTTGGTAGAAAAAGGAGTCATTAACGGTTCTGAAAAAGTAACAGATCCTGGAAAAATTATCTCTGGATTTGTATTAGGAACAAAAAAGATATATGATTTTATTGATGATAACCCCATTGTAAATCTATATGATTCTGCTTATACCAATGACACACGAATCATTAGGATGAATCCAAAAGCTACGGCTATCAATTCGGCTATTGAAGTAGATATTTTCGGACAAGTATGTGCAGATTCCATTGGTTACCGTCAATATTCTGGAGTGGGTGGACAGATGGATTTTATCCGTGGAGCTTCGCTCTCTGAGGGCGGAAAACCCATTATTGCACTTCCTTCTATTACCAATAAGGGAATTAGTAGGATAGTGGGAACCTTAAAACCAGGAGCCAGTGTAGTTACCACAAGGGCACATGTTCATTATATTGTTACAGAATATGGAGTTGCCGAGCTTTATGGTAAAAATTTAAAGAAAAGAGCAAAAGCACTCATAGAAATCGCTCATCCAAGTGTAAGAGAACAATTAGACAAGGAAGTTTTTGAGGCATTGAAATGTAAAGTGTTTTAA
- a CDS encoding hemolysin family protein codes for MLLLIIYAIAAILFSFLCSIWEAVLLSISPSYIQHQKGTSIGKSLDKFKENIDKPLSAILTLNTIAHTVGAILVGAQAAHVFNGEVYLGVSGELIVSVIMTLGILILSEIIPKTIGASYWQKLAPFTVKSINILLVILAPLIWVTQLFTSRFKGGHGSVLSRADFLAMKDLAHQTGKINKNESKVISNMLKLKDMQVTHVMTPATIVVSAHPDKVIEEFYNENSPIKFSRIPVWDKEQNDIIGMVLKDDLLETLALGKIDLKMKDIAKKIHFVNHTSNLESVLNHLVENNIHMALVTDEFGNIVGLVSLEDLLETILGIEITDETDSTSDLQALARKKWEKRAKSLGILKDLPENSEEE; via the coding sequence ATGCTTTTATTAATAATTTATGCCATTGCGGCAATTCTTTTTTCTTTCCTTTGTTCTATTTGGGAGGCCGTACTCCTCAGTATTTCCCCATCATATATCCAACATCAAAAGGGAACTTCAATAGGGAAAAGTTTAGATAAATTCAAGGAGAATATAGATAAACCACTTTCTGCCATTCTTACCTTAAATACTATTGCGCATACTGTAGGAGCTATTTTAGTGGGAGCACAAGCTGCTCATGTTTTCAATGGTGAAGTTTATCTTGGAGTAAGTGGTGAATTGATTGTTTCGGTAATCATGACTTTAGGTATTTTAATTTTATCAGAAATTATTCCTAAAACCATCGGAGCAAGTTATTGGCAAAAATTGGCTCCGTTTACTGTTAAGAGTATTAATATTTTACTTGTTATTCTAGCTCCACTTATTTGGGTAACACAATTATTTACGTCTAGGTTTAAGGGTGGACATGGATCTGTACTTAGTAGAGCAGATTTCCTTGCTATGAAAGACTTGGCTCATCAAACGGGGAAAATAAACAAAAACGAATCTAAAGTTATTAGCAATATGCTAAAACTAAAAGATATGCAAGTTACCCATGTGATGACCCCCGCTACAATAGTCGTTTCGGCACATCCAGATAAAGTAATTGAAGAATTTTATAATGAGAATAGCCCCATAAAATTTTCAAGAATCCCTGTGTGGGACAAAGAGCAAAATGACATTATAGGGATGGTATTAAAAGATGATCTTTTAGAAACGTTGGCTTTAGGTAAGATCGATCTAAAAATGAAAGATATTGCTAAAAAAATTCACTTTGTAAATCATACTTCCAATTTAGAATCTGTTCTTAATCATTTGGTAGAAAACAATATCCATATGGCACTTGTTACAGATGAATTTGGAAATATTGTAGGATTAGTAAGCTTAGAAGACTTGTTAGAAACCATTTTGGGAATTGAAATTACTGATGAAACAGATAGCACCTCAGATCTTCAAGCACTTGCAAGAAAAAAATGGGAAAAACGAGCTAAAAGCTTGGGCATTCTAAAGGATTTACCAGAAAATTCTGAAGAAGAATAA